A genomic segment from Stenotrophomonas maltophilia encodes:
- the pbpC gene encoding penicillin-binding protein 1C translates to MKNTMTTRLAALRRRLRPLWPWLRWGAAATLALLLVLDFAFPPPLPKQRDTSTLVVAADGTPLRAFADAEGVWRYPASIDSVSPLYLQALLTYEDRWFWRHPGINPLAILRASGQLLRGGRIVSGGSTLTMQVARILDPHTRTPWGKLKQMLRAVQLEVHLSKQQILALYLERAPYGGTIEGVEAASWAYLGKPAAQLSHAEAALLAVLPQAPSRLRPDRHPEAAQKARDKVLSRMAELGAWTPEEVEDARIENVVARSLRPPLHAALLAQRLHSAHPGQARIQSSIDIGLQRTLEERVASYFSTLPERTSAALLVVDNQTLQARAYVGTLAFGDRQRLGHVDMVQAWRSPGSTLKPFLYAMALDDGLIHSESLLVDAPQSFGSYRPGNFDMAFNGPIGASSALRLSLNVPSVDLLQRVGAGRFAARLSHSGIQLRFPPGSTPNLSLILGGTGARLEDLVGAFAALNRNGIAGRVRYTDDEPMIERRLASPGASWIVREMLESNPRPGYSVGTFDVGGRPRVAWKTGTSYGYRDAWAIGSTRHYTVGVWVGRPDGTPLPGQYGAVTALPLMFEVVDSLPRQRGDSAAAPMPASVSQEDVCWPTGERAEGLPAALCQRRMSAYLLEGAAPPTFPEREARRWQPGRQRYLADARTGLRVSADCRLPHEEVAREIARWPALLSPWLPKATREASQLPALSPDCRDDGREASVALHVDGLNDGATLARAPNSEHGVRLQLRALGSEQAVDWLLDGRWIAQTHGAQLMQREFADPGAHTLTALAADGAWTQVRFNVLR, encoded by the coding sequence ATGAAGAACACGATGACGACCCGGCTGGCGGCCCTGCGCCGCCGGCTGCGGCCGCTGTGGCCATGGCTGCGCTGGGGTGCGGCGGCCACGCTGGCGCTGCTGCTGGTGCTGGATTTCGCCTTCCCGCCGCCGCTGCCGAAGCAGCGTGATACCAGCACCCTGGTGGTGGCTGCCGACGGTACGCCGTTGCGTGCGTTCGCCGATGCCGAGGGCGTGTGGCGCTATCCGGCTTCCATCGACAGCGTCTCGCCGCTGTACCTGCAGGCGTTGCTGACCTACGAAGACCGCTGGTTCTGGCGCCATCCGGGCATCAACCCGCTGGCGATCCTGCGTGCCAGCGGGCAGCTGCTGCGCGGCGGCCGCATTGTTTCCGGTGGCTCGACCCTGACCATGCAGGTCGCCCGCATCCTCGATCCGCATACACGCACGCCCTGGGGCAAGCTCAAGCAGATGCTGCGCGCGGTGCAGCTGGAAGTGCATCTGAGCAAGCAGCAGATCCTGGCGCTGTATCTGGAGCGCGCGCCCTACGGCGGCACCATCGAGGGGGTGGAAGCGGCCAGCTGGGCCTATCTTGGCAAGCCGGCGGCGCAGTTGTCGCATGCCGAAGCCGCGCTGCTGGCGGTGCTGCCACAGGCGCCGAGCCGGCTGCGCCCGGACCGCCATCCGGAAGCCGCGCAGAAGGCGCGTGACAAGGTGCTGTCACGCATGGCCGAACTGGGCGCGTGGACGCCGGAGGAAGTGGAGGATGCGCGCATCGAGAACGTGGTGGCGCGCTCGCTGCGGCCGCCGCTGCACGCGGCACTGCTGGCGCAGCGCCTGCACTCGGCGCATCCGGGCCAGGCACGCATCCAGAGCAGCATCGACATCGGCCTGCAGCGCACGCTGGAAGAACGCGTGGCCAGCTATTTCTCGACGCTGCCCGAGCGCACCTCGGCAGCGCTGCTGGTGGTCGACAACCAGACCCTGCAGGCACGCGCCTATGTCGGCACGCTGGCGTTCGGCGACCGTCAGCGCCTTGGCCACGTGGACATGGTGCAGGCCTGGCGGTCGCCGGGCTCCACGCTCAAGCCGTTCCTGTATGCGATGGCGCTGGACGATGGCCTGATCCATTCGGAAAGCCTGCTGGTCGATGCGCCGCAGAGTTTCGGCAGCTATCGCCCCGGCAACTTCGACATGGCCTTCAATGGGCCGATTGGTGCCTCCAGCGCATTGCGGCTGTCGCTCAACGTGCCCTCGGTGGACCTGCTGCAGCGGGTCGGCGCCGGGCGCTTCGCCGCACGCCTGTCGCACTCCGGCATCCAGCTGCGCTTCCCGCCGGGCAGCACGCCCAACCTGTCGCTGATCCTGGGCGGCACCGGCGCGCGGTTGGAAGACCTGGTCGGCGCGTTCGCTGCGCTCAACCGCAACGGCATCGCCGGCCGCGTGCGTTACACCGACGACGAGCCGATGATCGAGCGGCGCCTGGCCTCGCCGGGTGCCAGCTGGATCGTGCGCGAGATGCTGGAATCGAACCCGCGCCCGGGATACAGCGTCGGTACGTTCGATGTCGGTGGCCGCCCGCGCGTGGCGTGGAAGACCGGCACCAGTTACGGGTACCGCGATGCGTGGGCCATCGGCAGTACCCGCCACTACACCGTGGGCGTGTGGGTGGGCCGGCCAGACGGCACGCCGTTACCGGGCCAGTATGGTGCGGTCACCGCACTGCCGCTGATGTTCGAAGTGGTGGACAGCCTGCCGCGCCAGCGTGGCGATTCCGCTGCTGCGCCAATGCCGGCCAGTGTCAGCCAGGAGGATGTGTGCTGGCCCACCGGCGAACGTGCCGAAGGGCTGCCCGCGGCACTGTGCCAGCGGCGGATGTCGGCCTACCTGCTGGAGGGCGCGGCACCGCCGACCTTCCCCGAACGCGAGGCGCGGCGCTGGCAGCCGGGCCGGCAGCGGTACCTGGCCGATGCGCGGACCGGACTGCGTGTATCCGCTGATTGCCGTCTGCCGCATGAGGAAGTCGCTCGTGAGATCGCGCGTTGGCCGGCGTTGTTGTCACCGTGGCTACCCAAGGCCACGCGCGAGGCCTCGCAACTGCCGGCGCTGTCGCCGGACTGTCGCGACGACGGGCGGGAGGCCAGCGTCGCGCTGCACGTGGACGGACTCAATGATGGCGCCACGCTGGCGCGCGCGCCGAATTCGGAACATGGCGTGCGCCTGCAGCTGCGCGCGCTGGGCAGCGAGCAGGCGGTGGACTGGTTGCTGGATGGACGCTGGATCGCACAGACCCACGGTGCGCAGTTGATGCAGCGCGAGTTCGCCGATCCGGGTGCACACACCCTGACCGCGCTGGCGGCAGATGGCGCATGGACGCAGGTGCGCTTCAACGTCCTCAGGTAG
- a CDS encoding alpha-2-macroglobulin family protein, whose protein sequence is MSGPARRKRWGWAAAVLAGGLLLGLAGCRNDSGQLPKASGEAITTKAEQVKEFTLLRAYPDQKNDGLSLALEFSRPLVGTQDFDKLVRFEEKVGTDDSSWTLSDDGLTLRYPFVEAGKEFSLVVSPDLLAADGSRLGKELKQKVFSGELKPVVGFASQGSVLPAKDSRGLPVVSVNVPEVDVEFLRVREKDLPTFFSQYQRGGRRGSWELSSDYERSPINKLAEPVYVNRFILGGKKNERVLTYLPTQDIKELQEPGLYFALLKRTGDYEGEFDTAFFSVSDIGLHTRAYKDKLFVHTAGLKDGAPLKGIDLRVLDAKGEVVLKGSTDGNGNALLNYTLDATHVLVASSGKDTSFLPFNQPALDLSEFAVAGRDNAWFDVYAWSGRDLYRPGETVRLSALLRDNDGKPVKAQPVFLRLKQPDGKTFRETRLQPGDQGYINFEQVIPAEAPTGRWQVEFRTDPASKEAIQGMTLRIEEFLPERMKLDLDSAQKTLKPGEDLRLQANGAYLYGAPADGNRFTARMAVAAEQKPVEGLPGYFFGDPTLQLPREAKDVIDTTLPANGQLREDVALPEEAAKAKAPIAVVLSGSLYETGGRTVTRTLKRVMWPANALVGVRPLFNPDDGADSNGNARFELMRVDAAGAPQPAKGLKITLVRELRDYHWTFNDNRWDYDFTRRFENKETRTVDAGSSAVAFDFPVEWGEYRVDVFDPSTGLTSRYPFRAGWSWGDDNRGLDARPDKVKLGLDKTGYKAGDTLEVTVTPPHAGKGILMVETDRMLYVQDIEAKPGSTFKIPVTADWERHDVYITALVFRGGSAPSKITPARAVGVVHVPMDRKGRTVAVGLVAPKQMRPEQDLPVTVSAPQLAGKTAHVTVSAVDVGILNITRFPVPDAGAHFFAQRRLGIDAYDIYSRVIESFDGGAGKLKFGGDMALQALPQAKRPTARVQTVDLFSGPVQLDAKGNARIRLKVPDFNGTLRVSALVYSDDQYGKRDVETIVRAPILAEASMPRVLAPGDRSTVTLDVQNFTGKPGQFNVKVESEGPLNLGEGSRSVQLNADAKTTLSFPLSAREGHSVAKVRVRVDGNGFKADRRYDLPVRAAWPQVLRSQVRTLDPLAAVSLDNSLTDGLMSESVNARLLVSPLPPIPFASALQGALNYPYGCAEQTTSKGYAALILDQATSSMLGADGLDAKTRRERMEGAFGRLASMQVANGNFSMWGDDGYVNPWLTPYITEFLLDAKDAGFAVPDNVLQKALNRLSEDLLSGGNQFYGQDDREKLKFANQAYSGYVLARVNRAPLGTLRTLYDNERSKAVGGLSLVHLGVALSLQGDAKRGQAALAAAFAKSSSERPSYFGDYGSAIRDDALMIALTHENKLAKPAWDARAVDLGRGLDARRNAGWMWLSTQEQVAIARLGKALAANQKALVAGELVIGGNTEAIGERKLFGRNFSASELASGVRFTPQGQPPMFASIDVAGIPRSAPAPDNSVLGIERSYYGTDGKPWSPRPLKEGEALIVRVTVTADTTMPDALLTDLLPAGLEIENFNLGDAKQWADVVVDGITISDRGEAADTKHEEFRDDRYVAALKLSRGSKANVFYLVRAVTPGTYSVPPPLVEDMYRPQLRGVGRSNPTTITVVQP, encoded by the coding sequence ATGAGCGGTCCGGCACGGCGGAAGCGGTGGGGATGGGCGGCGGCTGTACTGGCAGGAGGCCTGTTGCTGGGCCTGGCCGGCTGCCGCAACGACAGCGGGCAGCTGCCCAAGGCCAGTGGTGAGGCGATCACCACCAAAGCCGAGCAGGTGAAGGAATTCACCCTGCTGCGCGCTTACCCGGACCAGAAGAATGACGGCCTGTCGCTGGCGCTGGAGTTCTCGCGCCCGCTGGTCGGCACCCAGGATTTCGACAAGCTGGTGCGCTTCGAGGAGAAGGTCGGCACCGACGACAGCAGCTGGACGCTGTCCGATGACGGCCTGACCCTGCGCTACCCGTTCGTCGAGGCCGGCAAGGAGTTCAGCCTGGTGGTCTCGCCGGACCTGCTGGCCGCCGATGGCAGCCGGCTGGGCAAGGAACTGAAGCAGAAGGTGTTCAGCGGCGAGCTGAAGCCGGTGGTTGGCTTCGCCTCGCAGGGCAGCGTGCTGCCGGCCAAGGACAGCCGTGGCCTGCCGGTGGTCTCAGTGAACGTGCCGGAGGTCGACGTCGAGTTCCTGCGCGTGCGCGAGAAGGACCTGCCGACCTTCTTCAGCCAGTACCAGCGCGGCGGCCGCCGTGGCAGCTGGGAGCTGAGCAGCGACTACGAGCGCAGCCCGATCAACAAGCTGGCCGAGCCGGTCTACGTCAACCGTTTCATCCTGGGGGGCAAGAAGAACGAGCGGGTGCTGACCTACCTGCCGACCCAGGACATCAAGGAACTGCAGGAGCCGGGCCTGTACTTCGCCCTGCTCAAGCGTACCGGTGACTACGAAGGCGAGTTCGATACCGCGTTCTTCTCGGTCAGCGACATCGGCCTGCATACCCGTGCCTACAAGGACAAGCTGTTCGTGCACACCGCCGGCCTGAAGGACGGCGCGCCGCTGAAGGGCATCGACCTGCGCGTCCTGGATGCCAAGGGCGAGGTGGTGCTCAAGGGCAGCACCGACGGCAATGGCAACGCACTGCTGAACTACACCCTGGATGCTACCCACGTGCTGGTCGCCAGCAGTGGCAAGGACACCAGCTTCCTGCCGTTCAACCAGCCGGCGCTGGACCTGAGCGAATTCGCCGTGGCCGGCCGTGACAATGCCTGGTTCGACGTCTATGCCTGGTCCGGGCGCGACCTGTACCGGCCGGGCGAGACCGTGCGCCTGTCCGCGCTGCTGCGTGACAACGACGGCAAGCCGGTCAAGGCCCAGCCGGTGTTCCTGCGCCTGAAGCAGCCCGATGGCAAGACTTTCCGCGAGACCCGGCTGCAGCCGGGTGACCAGGGCTACATCAATTTCGAGCAGGTCATCCCCGCCGAGGCGCCGACCGGGCGTTGGCAGGTTGAGTTCCGCACCGACCCGGCCAGCAAGGAAGCGATCCAGGGCATGACCCTGCGCATCGAGGAGTTCCTGCCCGAGCGCATGAAGCTGGACCTGGACAGCGCGCAGAAGACGCTGAAGCCGGGTGAGGACCTGCGCCTGCAGGCCAATGGTGCCTATCTGTACGGGGCACCGGCCGATGGCAACCGCTTCACCGCACGTATGGCGGTGGCTGCCGAACAGAAGCCGGTGGAAGGCCTGCCGGGCTATTTCTTCGGTGACCCGACCCTGCAGCTGCCGCGCGAGGCCAAGGACGTGATCGATACCACGCTGCCGGCCAATGGCCAGCTGCGTGAGGATGTGGCGTTGCCGGAAGAGGCAGCCAAGGCCAAGGCACCGATCGCCGTGGTGCTGTCCGGCAGCCTGTATGAAACCGGCGGCCGCACGGTCACCCGTACCCTGAAGCGGGTGATGTGGCCGGCCAACGCGCTGGTGGGTGTACGCCCGTTGTTCAACCCTGACGATGGTGCCGATTCCAACGGCAACGCGCGCTTCGAGCTGATGCGTGTGGATGCCGCCGGTGCGCCGCAGCCGGCCAAGGGCCTGAAGATCACCCTGGTGCGCGAGCTGCGCGACTACCACTGGACCTTCAACGACAACCGCTGGGACTACGACTTCACCCGCCGTTTCGAGAACAAGGAAACCCGCACCGTCGATGCCGGCAGCAGCGCGGTCGCCTTTGATTTCCCGGTGGAGTGGGGCGAGTACCGGGTGGACGTGTTCGATCCGTCCACCGGCCTGACCAGCCGTTACCCGTTCCGCGCCGGCTGGAGCTGGGGCGATGACAACCGTGGCCTGGATGCACGCCCGGACAAGGTCAAGCTGGGCCTGGACAAGACCGGCTACAAGGCCGGTGACACCCTGGAGGTGACGGTGACCCCGCCGCACGCCGGCAAGGGCATCCTGATGGTCGAGACCGACCGCATGCTGTACGTGCAGGACATCGAGGCCAAGCCGGGCTCGACCTTCAAGATTCCGGTCACCGCCGACTGGGAACGCCACGACGTCTACATCACCGCGCTGGTGTTCCGTGGCGGCAGTGCGCCGAGCAAGATCACTCCGGCCCGTGCCGTGGGCGTGGTGCATGTGCCGATGGACCGCAAGGGCCGCACCGTGGCCGTCGGCCTGGTCGCGCCCAAGCAGATGCGGCCGGAGCAGGACCTACCGGTAACCGTCAGTGCGCCGCAGCTGGCCGGCAAGACCGCGCACGTCACCGTTTCGGCGGTGGACGTGGGCATCCTCAACATCACCCGCTTCCCGGTGCCCGACGCCGGTGCGCACTTCTTCGCCCAGCGTCGCCTCGGCATCGATGCCTACGATATCTACAGCCGGGTGATCGAGAGCTTCGATGGCGGTGCCGGCAAGCTGAAGTTCGGTGGCGACATGGCGCTGCAGGCGTTGCCGCAGGCCAAGCGTCCGACCGCACGCGTGCAGACCGTGGACCTGTTCTCCGGCCCGGTGCAGCTGGATGCCAAGGGCAATGCCCGCATCCGCCTGAAGGTGCCGGACTTCAATGGCACCCTGCGCGTGTCGGCGCTGGTCTACAGCGATGACCAGTATGGCAAGCGCGATGTGGAAACCATCGTGCGCGCGCCGATCCTGGCCGAAGCCAGCATGCCGCGCGTGCTGGCCCCGGGCGACCGCAGCACCGTGACCCTGGACGTGCAGAACTTCACCGGTAAGCCGGGCCAGTTCAACGTGAAGGTGGAAAGCGAAGGCCCGTTGAACCTGGGCGAGGGCAGCCGCAGCGTGCAGTTGAATGCCGATGCCAAGACCACGCTGAGCTTCCCCTTGTCGGCACGCGAAGGCCACAGCGTGGCCAAGGTGCGCGTGCGGGTGGATGGCAACGGCTTCAAGGCCGATCGCCGCTACGACCTGCCAGTGCGTGCGGCGTGGCCGCAGGTGCTGCGTTCGCAGGTGCGCACGCTCGATCCGCTGGCCGCGGTCAGCCTCGACAACAGCCTGACCGATGGCCTGATGTCCGAGTCGGTGAATGCCCGCCTGCTGGTCAGCCCGCTGCCGCCGATCCCGTTCGCCAGTGCGCTGCAGGGCGCGCTGAACTACCCGTACGGCTGTGCCGAGCAGACCACCAGCAAGGGCTACGCCGCGCTGATCCTGGACCAGGCGACATCGTCGATGCTCGGTGCCGACGGCCTGGATGCCAAGACCCGCCGCGAGCGCATGGAAGGTGCGTTCGGTCGCCTGGCGTCGATGCAGGTGGCCAACGGCAACTTCTCGATGTGGGGTGACGACGGCTACGTGAACCCGTGGCTGACCCCGTACATCACCGAGTTCCTGCTCGATGCCAAGGACGCCGGTTTCGCGGTGCCCGACAATGTGCTGCAGAAGGCGCTCAACCGTCTCAGCGAGGATCTGCTGTCCGGCGGCAACCAGTTCTACGGCCAGGACGACCGCGAGAAGCTGAAGTTCGCCAACCAGGCGTATTCGGGCTACGTGCTGGCCCGGGTCAACCGTGCGCCGCTGGGCACCCTGCGCACGCTGTACGACAACGAGCGCAGCAAGGCGGTCGGCGGCCTGTCGCTGGTCCATCTGGGCGTGGCGCTGTCGCTGCAGGGTGATGCCAAGCGTGGCCAGGCCGCGCTGGCCGCAGCCTTCGCCAAGTCCAGCAGCGAACGCCCGTCCTACTTCGGCGACTACGGCAGTGCGATCCGTGATGACGCGCTGATGATCGCGCTGACCCACGAAAACAAGCTGGCCAAGCCGGCCTGGGATGCGCGTGCGGTCGATCTTGGCCGTGGCCTGGATGCGCGCCGCAATGCCGGCTGGATGTGGCTGAGCACGCAGGAACAGGTGGCGATTGCCCGCCTCGGCAAGGCGCTTGCTGCCAACCAGAAGGCGCTGGTGGCCGGTGAGCTGGTGATCGGTGGCAACACCGAAGCCATCGGCGAGCGCAAGCTGTTCGGCCGCAACTTCAGCGCCAGTGAGCTGGCCAGCGGCGTGCGCTTCACCCCGCAGGGGCAGCCGCCGATGTTCGCCAGCATCGACGTGGCCGGTATTCCGCGCAGCGCACCGGCGCCGGACAACAGCGTGCTGGGCATTGAGCGCAGCTACTACGGCACCGATGGCAAGCCGTGGTCGCCGCGCCCGCTGAAGGAAGGCGAAGCACTGATCGTGCGTGTCACCGTTACCGCCGACACCACGATGCCCGATGCACTGCTGACCGATCTGCTGCCGGCGGGCCTGGAGATCGAGAACTTCAACCTGGGCGATGCCAAGCAGTGGGCCGACGTGGTGGTCGATGGCATCACCATCAGCGATCGTGGTGAAGCCGCCGATACCAAGCACGAGGAGTTCCGCGACGACCGCTACGTGGCCGCGCTGAAGCTCTCGCGTGGCAGCAAGGCCAACGTGTTCTACCTGGTGCGCGCGGTGACGCCGGGAACCTACTCGGTGCCGCCGCCGCTGGTGGAGGACATGTACCGGCCGCAGCTGCGCGGCGTCGGCCGCAGCAACCCGACCACGATCACGGTGGTACAGCCGTGA
- a CDS encoding bifunctional 2-methylcitrate dehydratase/aconitate hydratase, which translates to MSDNSTPANERAAWDALLVDIVDYVHDARIDSPLAFQTAHRCLLDTLGCGLEALSFPACSKLLGPLVPGISVVNGARVPGTHYVLDPVQAAFNLGAMVRWLDFNDTWLAAEWGHPSDNLGGILAVCDWLGRNAPALRRPPPTMHDVLLAMIKAHEIQGVLALQNSFNRVGLDHVVLVKVATTAVVSQLLGLDRERMLNALSLAWVDGQSLRTYRHAPNTGSRKSWAAGDATSRGVRLALMAASGEMGYPSVLSAPTWGFEAVSMHGQRLTLGRPLGSYVMENVLFKISYPAEFHGQTAVEAAIVLHQQLRATGRRVEDIAHIAIRTQEACIRIIDKQGPLHNPADRDHCVQYMVAIALLHGRLVAEDYEDDVAADPRIDALRAKMACHEDPRLSADYLDPDKRSIANGLSVRFADGTELPEVLVEYPLGHARRREEGIPLLMDKFRRHLAHRFPTAQQQRILAASLDPVALAAMPVTDYVDLYLPG; encoded by the coding sequence ATGTCCGACAACTCCACCCCAGCCAACGAACGTGCAGCGTGGGATGCGCTGCTGGTGGACATCGTCGACTACGTGCACGACGCACGCATCGACTCACCGCTTGCATTCCAGACCGCGCACCGCTGCCTGCTCGACACCCTGGGCTGCGGCCTGGAAGCGCTGTCCTTCCCGGCCTGCAGCAAACTGCTTGGTCCCCTGGTGCCGGGCATCAGTGTGGTCAATGGCGCGCGCGTTCCGGGCACGCACTACGTGCTGGACCCGGTGCAGGCCGCCTTCAACCTCGGTGCGATGGTGCGCTGGCTGGATTTCAACGACACCTGGCTGGCCGCCGAGTGGGGTCACCCGTCGGACAACCTGGGCGGCATCCTCGCCGTCTGCGATTGGCTGGGCCGCAACGCCCCGGCCCTGCGCCGCCCGCCGCCGACCATGCACGACGTGTTGCTGGCGATGATCAAGGCGCACGAGATCCAGGGCGTGCTGGCCCTGCAGAATTCCTTCAACCGGGTCGGGCTGGATCATGTGGTGCTGGTCAAGGTGGCCACCACTGCAGTGGTTTCGCAGTTGCTCGGGCTGGATCGCGAACGCATGCTCAATGCGCTGTCGCTGGCCTGGGTCGATGGCCAGTCGCTGCGCACCTACCGGCACGCGCCCAACACCGGCTCGCGCAAGAGCTGGGCGGCCGGCGACGCGACCAGCCGTGGCGTGCGCCTGGCGCTGATGGCGGCCAGCGGCGAGATGGGCTATCCCAGCGTGCTGAGCGCGCCGACCTGGGGTTTCGAGGCGGTGTCCATGCATGGCCAGAGGTTGACGCTGGGGCGACCGCTGGGCAGCTACGTGATGGAGAACGTGCTGTTCAAGATCAGCTACCCGGCCGAGTTCCACGGGCAGACCGCAGTGGAGGCAGCGATCGTGCTGCACCAGCAGCTGCGTGCGACGGGGCGGCGGGTCGAGGACATCGCGCACATCGCGATCCGCACCCAGGAAGCCTGCATCCGCATCATCGACAAGCAGGGGCCGCTGCACAACCCGGCCGACCGCGACCACTGCGTGCAGTACATGGTCGCCATCGCGCTGCTGCATGGGCGGCTGGTGGCCGAGGACTATGAGGACGACGTGGCGGCGGATCCACGCATCGACGCCCTGCGCGCGAAGATGGCCTGCCATGAAGATCCACGGCTCAGCGCCGACTACCTGGACCCGGACAAGCGCAGCATCGCCAACGGCCTGAGCGTGCGCTTCGCTGATGGCACCGAACTGCCGGAAGTGTTGGTGGAGTACCCGCTCGGCCACGCCCGACGCCGCGAGGAAGGCATTCCGCTGCTGATGGACAAGTTCCGCCGGCACCTGGCCCACCGTTTCCCGACCGCCCAGCAGCAGCGCATCCTGGCGGCATCGCTGGACCCGGTGGCGCTGGCGGCGATGCCGGTGACCGACTACGTGGACCTGTACCTGCCGGGGTGA
- the prpF gene encoding 2-methylaconitate cis-trans isomerase PrpF, whose amino-acid sequence MTFLPQLRIPATYMRGGTSKGVFFRLQDLPEAAQVPGAARDALLMRVIGSPDPYGKQTDGMGGATSSTSKCVIISTASVPDHDVDYLYGQVSIDTAFVDWSGNCGNLSTAVGPFAIANGLIDPARVPRDGLCTVRIWQANIGKTIIAHVPMRDGEVQEIGDFELDGVTFPAAEIQLEFIDPSDDGDAGAMFPTGNLVDTLEVPGVGSFEVTMITAGIPTIFLNAVDLGYSGTELQPAINEDKAALQKFEAIRAYGALRMGLIKSLEDAATRQHTPKVAFVAPAQDYVSSSGKAIPASAIDLHARALSMGKLHHAMMGTAAVAIGTAAAIPGTLVNRAAGGGEREAVTFGHPSGTLRVGAQAGLVDGQWTVTKAIMSRSARVLMEGKVRVPAE is encoded by the coding sequence ATGACCTTCCTCCCGCAACTCCGTATTCCGGCCACCTACATGCGCGGTGGCACCAGCAAGGGCGTGTTCTTCCGCCTGCAGGACCTGCCCGAAGCCGCACAGGTGCCGGGCGCCGCACGCGATGCGCTGCTGATGCGCGTGATCGGCTCGCCTGATCCGTACGGCAAGCAGACCGACGGCATGGGCGGTGCAACGTCCAGCACCAGCAAGTGCGTGATCATCTCCACCGCCTCAGTGCCGGACCACGATGTCGACTATCTGTACGGCCAGGTCTCGATCGACACCGCCTTCGTCGACTGGAGTGGCAACTGCGGCAACCTCAGCACCGCAGTCGGTCCGTTCGCGATCGCCAACGGTCTGATCGATCCGGCCCGTGTTCCGCGCGATGGCCTGTGCACCGTGCGCATCTGGCAGGCCAACATCGGCAAGACCATCATCGCGCACGTGCCGATGCGCGATGGCGAAGTACAGGAGATCGGCGATTTCGAGCTGGATGGCGTGACCTTCCCGGCCGCCGAGATCCAGCTGGAATTCATCGATCCGTCCGATGACGGCGATGCGGGCGCGATGTTCCCGACCGGCAATCTGGTCGATACCCTGGAAGTGCCCGGCGTGGGTAGCTTCGAGGTGACGATGATCACCGCCGGCATCCCGACCATCTTCCTCAACGCCGTCGACCTGGGCTACAGCGGCACCGAGCTGCAGCCGGCGATCAACGAAGACAAGGCTGCGCTGCAGAAGTTCGAGGCCATCCGCGCCTACGGCGCCTTGCGCATGGGGCTGATCAAGAGCCTGGAAGATGCGGCGACCCGCCAGCACACGCCGAAGGTGGCCTTCGTGGCGCCGGCGCAGGACTACGTTTCGTCCAGCGGCAAGGCCATTCCGGCGTCGGCGATCGACCTGCATGCGCGTGCGCTGTCGATGGGCAAGCTGCACCACGCGATGATGGGGACTGCCGCCGTGGCGATCGGCACCGCAGCAGCGATTCCAGGCACCCTGGTCAATCGTGCGGCGGGTGGTGGCGAGCGGGAGGCGGTGACCTTCGGTCATCCCTCCGGCACGTTGCGCGTGGGTGCGCAGGCCGGTCTCGTTGACGGCCAGTGGACGGTGACCAAGGCCATCATGAGCCGCAGTGCCCGTGTGCTGATGGAAGGCAAGGTGCGGGTGCCGGCCGAGTGA
- a CDS encoding type II toxin-antitoxin system RelE/ParE family toxin gives MKPSHWSPAAVRDLDQAAGWYADQGGEVLEIGFIDAVESVVKLIEVHPVAGSALHAGLLPSLPAPLRFHPVRRFNGYLVYYVELPAHVSIVRIWNASRGMEALFEDEELNPDIGSSHPGY, from the coding sequence GTGAAGCCCTCGCACTGGTCCCCCGCAGCGGTTCGAGATCTTGACCAGGCAGCAGGCTGGTATGCAGATCAAGGCGGAGAAGTGCTGGAAATCGGCTTCATCGATGCGGTGGAATCCGTTGTAAAGCTGATCGAGGTGCACCCGGTTGCTGGTTCCGCACTGCATGCGGGTCTGTTGCCCTCGCTGCCAGCGCCGTTGCGTTTTCATCCGGTTCGTCGCTTCAACGGCTACCTGGTCTACTACGTGGAGCTACCTGCGCACGTTTCCATCGTGCGCATCTGGAATGCTTCGCGGGGCATGGAAGCACTGTTCGAAGACGAGGAGCTCAACCCCGATATTGGTTCGTCGCATCCAGGATACTGA
- a CDS encoding type II toxin-antitoxin system ParD family antitoxin yields MATMNISLTDPLKQFVDEEVREGGYSSTSDYVRDLIRQRQRSKAEELLKQLIAEGLASGPSAPLPPDHFDKLRERARNRK; encoded by the coding sequence ATGGCCACCATGAACATTTCGCTGACCGACCCGCTCAAGCAGTTCGTGGACGAGGAAGTGCGCGAAGGCGGCTACTCCAGCACGTCGGATTATGTGCGTGATCTGATCCGCCAGCGCCAGCGCAGCAAGGCCGAAGAACTGCTCAAGCAGCTGATTGCCGAAGGGCTGGCGTCGGGACCTTCGGCGCCTCTGCCGCCGGATCACTTCGACAAGCTGCGTGAGCGTGCACGGAACCGCAAGTGA